In Notamacropus eugenii isolate mMacEug1 chromosome 1, mMacEug1.pri_v2, whole genome shotgun sequence, one genomic interval encodes:
- the CCNG1 gene encoding cyclin-G1 has product MIEALVTTEAQKLLHQLNVLLEQESRCQPKVCGLRLIESAHDNGLRMTARLRDFEVKDLLSLTQFFGFDTETFSLAVNLLDRFLSKMKVQPKHLGCVGLSCFYLAVKSTEEERNVPLATDLIRISQYKFTVSDLMRMEKIVLEKVCWKVKATTAFQFLQLYYSLIHENLSFERRKNLSFERLEAQLKACHCRIMFSKAKPSVLALSIIALEIQAQKFIELTEGVECLQKHSKINCRDLTFWQELVAKCLTEYSSNKCSKPNVQKLKWIVSGRTARQLKHSYYKIAHLPTIPETGS; this is encoded by the exons ATGATAGAGGCACTGGTAACGACTGAAGCTCAGAAACTGCTGCACCAGCTGAATGTTCTGTTGGAACAGGAGTCCAGATGTCAGCCAAAGGTCTGTGGCTTGAGACTAATTGAATCTGCTCATGATAATGGCCTTCGGATGACAGCAAGACTGAGGGACTTCGAAGTGAAAGACCTTCTTAGCCTAACTCAGTTCTTTGGCTTTGACACAGAGACTTTTTCTCTAGCTGTGAATTTACTGGACAGATTTCTATCCAAAATGAAG GTACAGCCCAAACATCTTGGATGTGTGGGATTAAGTTGCTTCTATCTGGCTGTGAAAtcgacagaggaagagagaaatgtcCCATTAGCCACTGATTTGATACGAATAAGTCAATACAAATTCACAGTTTCTGATCTGATGAGAATGGAAAAGATTGTGTTAGAGAAggtgtgttggaaagtcaaagcTACTACTGCCTTTCAGTTTCTACAGCTCTATTATTCACTTATTCATGAAAACTTATCATTTGAAAG GAGAAAGAACTTGAGTTTTGAAAGACTGGAAGCTCAGCTTAAGGCATGCCACTGTAGGATTATGTTTTCTAAAGCAAAG cCTTCTGTATTGGCATTGTCTATAATTGCACTGGAGATTCAAGCACAGAAATTTATAGAATTGACGGAAGGAGTAGAATGTCTTCAGAAACATTCCAAG ATAAATTGCAGAGATCTGACCTTCTGGCAGGAACTTGTAGCAAAGTGCCTAACCGAATACTCATCAAACAAGTGTTCCAAACCAAATGTTCAGAAGTTGAAGTGGATTGTGTCTGGGCGTACTGCACGTCAGTTGAAGCATAGTTATTACAAAATCGCTCATCTTCCAACAATCCCTGAAACTGGGTCTTAA
- the NUDCD2 gene encoding nudC domain-containing protein 2, with protein sequence MSAPFEERSGVVPCGTPWGQWYQTLEEVFIEVQVPPGTRAQEIQCVLQSRHVELAVRGREILKGKLFDSTIADEGTWTLEDRKMVRIVLTKTKRDAANCWTSLLETEYAADPWVQDQMQRKLTLERFQKENPGFDFSGAEISGNYSKGGPDFSSLEK encoded by the exons ATGTCTGCCCCGTTTGAGGAGCGAAGCGGGGTGGTGCCTTGTGGGACGCCCTGGGGCCAGTGGTACCAGACTCTAGAGGAGGTGTTTATCGAGGTCCAGGTGCCACCGGGCACGCGTGCTCAAGAGATCCAGTGCGTCCTGCAGAGTCGGCATGTGGAGCTAGCCGTGCGAGGCCGGGAGATCCTGAAG GGCAAACTCTTTGATTCTACAATAGCTGATGAGGGAACGTGGACATTAG AGGACAGAAAAATGGTCCGCATAGTTCTTACCAAGACAAAGAGAGATGCAGCAAATTGTTGGACCTCTCTCTTAGAAACCGAATATGCAGCTGACCCATGGGTACAGGACCAAATGCAAAGGAAACTTACCCTGGAGAGATTCCAAAAAGAA aACCCTGGTTTTGACTTCAGTGGAGCAGAAATCTCAGGAAACTACAGTAAAGGTGGACCAGATTTTTCTAGTCTTGAAAAATAA